One part of the Mytilus trossulus isolate FHL-02 chromosome 11, PNRI_Mtr1.1.1.hap1, whole genome shotgun sequence genome encodes these proteins:
- the LOC134690840 gene encoding uncharacterized protein LOC134690840 → MTEERITRKLSIHMEQNVMESDDKDDETSPIDDDIIHTVTKLLKFGKNGMNSPDHIETSLCKTLQAERNHWKDKTDAAMNEIDRQHRETLANQVSLQNLMDMLHFNKRNISHANLKIDNSITEENASVDDMLDTLKYRIINLKQMAGIIDEMDETEPQDKLLKYSDRDIEYLKNAIAKAHWEKESIQKQLTERVNEVKWLTSELDNVKMHMHKLQEVVKKYNEAHTGTNFHLNEVKSEVPKSPGRTIKHCAAPLSSRQRTYIEGDWLQGYPNPIDESSALKTRLQAHIYSNKNGNSKMGVAQCLRCQKLFKPKENSSKSCRYHPKGREITEQYDVNGKLVHVVYKWACCKKGLDSAGCIYGHHV, encoded by the coding sequence ATGACTGAAGAGAGAATAACACGAAAGTTATCCATTCATATGGAGCAAAATGTTATGGAATCTGATGACAAGGATGACGAGACGTCTCCAATTGATGACGATATTATTCACACCGTCACAAAATTACTAAAGTTCGGCAAAAACGGCATGAATTCCCCGGACCATATAGAAACTTCTTTGTGTAAAACTCTCCAAGCTGAACGGAATCACTGGAAAGACAAAACAGATGCTGCAATGAATGAGATAGATCGTCAACACAGAGAAACACTCGCCAATCAAGTTTCGTTACAAAATTTGATGgatatgttacattttaataaacgAAACATAAGTCACGctaatctaaaaatagacaacaGCATTACAGAAGAGAATGCATCTGTAGATGACATGCTGGATACACTGAAATACCGGATTATTAACCTTAAACAAATGGCGGGAATCATAGACGAAATGGACGAGACAGAACCACAGGATAAACTACTTAAATATTCCGACAGAGATATCGAATATCTCAAAAATGCTATTGCCAAAGCTCACTGGGAAAAAGAATCAATTCAAAAACAACTAACTGAAAGAGTCAACGAGGTTAAATGGCTGACCTCTGAACTGGATAATGTTAAAATGCACATGCATAAACTACAAGaagttgtaaaaaaatacaatgaagCCCACACTGGCACAAACTTTCATTTGAATGAAGTAAAGAGTGAAGTTCCAAAGAGCCCTGGAAGAACAATTAAACACTGTGCTGCGCCATTGAGCTCTCGGCAGAGAACTTATATTGAAGGCGATTGGTTGCAAGGATATCCGAATCCAATCGATGAATCATCAGCTCTGAAAACACGCCTACAAGCACACATTTATTCCAATAAAAATGGGAATTCTAAAATGGGCGTGGCTCAGTGTTTGAGATGTCAGAAACTATTCAAACCAAAAGAAAATTCCAGCAAGTCTTGCCGCTATCACCCAAAAGGTCGGGAAATTACGGAACAATACGATGTAAATGGGAAACTTGTGCACGTTGTGTATAAATGGGCTTGCTGTAAAAAAGGACTAGACTCAGCAGGCTGTATCTATGGTCACCATGTCTAA